The nucleotide window GAATTACGCCTCTTCACGTGCGTCTATTCGATTACCTCCATCATGCACCCCCTCCCTGCGCCGCTGCCCGTACGGACGGCGGACCGCGCACCGCCCGCATGCCGCCGGTGCGCGGCCGGGATTCGTGCCGCGGGCCCGGGGCAGACGGCGGTACATCCTCGACGGCGGGGCAGAGGCTTTCAGCAGGCGACATGGACGCGACAACCGCGATACCCGGTGCGGGCAGACGCCTGGCCCGGCGGGGTGCGCGCAGCACCGCGATCCGCACCGCGGCCCGCTGCGGATTCGCGGCACGGGGCGTGATCTACCTCCTCGTCGGCGTACTGGCCCTGCGGATCGCCTTCGGCGATTCCCATGAACAGGCGGACCGGGGCGGGGCGCTGGCAGAACTCGCCCCCCGGCCGTTCGGCAGCCCGCTGATATGGGCGCTCGGCCTCGGACTGGCGGGAATGGCGCTGTGGCGTCTCACGGAGGCGCTGATCGGCGCCTCGGGACCCGACGGGCACAAGCCCCACAAGCGGCTGCTGTCACTGGCCCGCTTCCTCTTCTACGCCACCGTGTCGTCCTCCGTCGTGGCGTTCGCCGCGGGCCGCAAGGGCGACGGAAGCGGGGCCGGCGACCGGCAGTCCCGGGACGCGACGGCCCGGGTGCTCGAACTTCCCGCCGGACCGTGGCTGGTGGCGGTCGCCGGGGTGGGCATCGCCGTCGCCGGGGTGTGGATCGCGGTGCGCGCCGTCCTCCGCAGGTTCCACAAGAACCTCCGGCGGGAGGGGATGTCGCGGCGCGGGCGGCAGGCCGTCGATGTGCTCGGCGTCGCGGGCGGCGCCGCCCGGGGCTGCGTGTTCGCCGCGGCCGGGGTGTTCGCCGTCCGCGCCGCGATCCACCACGACCCGGGGAGCGCCAAGGGCATGGACGACACGCTCCGCTCCTTCGCCGATACCTCGGCCGGCCCCTGGCTCCTGGTGGCGATCGCGGTGGGCCTCGCCCTGTTCGGTGCGTTCTCCCTCGCCATGGCCCGGTGGCGCCGGCTCTGACGGGACACGGCGGGAGAAAGCGGTACCGACGAACGGGGGCGGGCCCCGGCCATGGTGGCCGGGGCCCGCCCACGGAACGACGATCCCGCTCAGCGCTCGCTGAGCATGCCGGTGCGCAGCTTGGTCAGGGTGCGGGTGAGCAGACGCGAGACATGCATCTGGGAGACGCCCAGCTCCTCGCCGATCTGGGACTGGGTCATCTCCTGGCCGAAGCGCAGCTCGATCAGCTGACGCTCGCGCGCGTCGAGCTGCTGCAGCAGCGGCGCGAGGGTGTGGAGGTCCTCGACGGTTCCCATGGCCGGGTCCTCCTCGCCCAGGACGTCGGCCAGGGCGCGGCGCTGGTGGGAGGGGTCGGGGTCGGTGGGGGTGTCCAGCGAGCCGGCGGAGTAGCCGTTGGCCGCGACGATCCCCTCGATGACCTCGTCCTCCGACAGGTCGAGATGGGTGGCGAGCTCATGGACCGTCGGGTCGCGGTCGAGCCGGAGGTGAAGCGCTTCCTTGGCCTTCGCCAGATCGCTGCGCAGCTCCTGCAGCCGGCGCGGGACGTGCACCGCCCAGCCGGTGTCGCGGAAGAAGCGCTTGATCTCGCCGAGGATGTACGGCACGGCGAACGTGGAGAACTCGACCTCACGGGAGAGGTCGAAGCGGTCGATGGCCTTGATCAGTCCGATCGTGCCGACCTGGATGATGTCTTCCATGTCGTCGCCACGATTGCGGTAGCGACGCGCGACGTACCGCACCATCGACATGTTCATCTCGATGAGGGTGTTCCGCGCGTACTGGTACTCGTGCGTGCCCTCTTCGAGGAACCGCAGCCGATCGAAGAACTGCTTCGACAGCTCCCGCGCGTCCCTGGGGGCCACCGTGCTCGGGCACTCGACCGCCGGCAGTGCGGCGGCCAGGTCGGAGTGCTGCTCGGTAGTGGTGTCGTTCACGACGGTGGTCATCATGCCTCCCCGTGCGTCCGTCACACGCGAACGCACAGCGCCCGCCTACCCACCATGAACACTTCCATGCGTGTGACGTGCCCGTCACGATCACGCCTGGCCACCGAAGCGGTCGGGGTCGGCCGCCGCCCGGTCCGCGGCCCAGCCCTGCGGCGGGCCGGCCACCAACTCACCGGGGCGCAGCCAGTCGTAGAGCTCCTCGTACGACCGGACGGTGAGCGGATCGATCCGCCGCCGCAGCATCCAGGGCCGCAGGCCGTCCGGGTCCTGGACTCCCACGGAGCCCAGGATCTGCCGGGCGCTGTCCACGGTCGCCCGCTGGAACCGGTGCACGCGCGCGGACTTGTCACCGACGTCCAGGGCCCGGCCCCGGCGCGGGTCCTGGGTCGCCACACCGACGGGCAGGTGTGGGTGTGGCAGCGCTGTGCCTGGATGCAGCCGACGGCCATCATCATGGCGCGCGCCGCATTCGTGTAATCCGCGCCCTGCACCAGGCGCTTGACCATATCTGCGCCGGTGGCGACCTTTCCGCTCGCGCCGATTTGATGCGGTCGCGCAGTCCGCAGCCGACCAGCGCGTGGTGCACGGTGATCAGGCCTTCGGTCAGCGGGGCGCCGAGATGGTCGGCGAATTCCAGGGGAGCGGCCCGGTGCCGCCCTCCGCGCCGTCGACGACGAGGAAATCGGGGGTCACCCCCTCCGCCGGCCTGGCCTTGCAGACCGACAGGAACTCCCGCCTCGCACCGACGCACAGCTTGCATCCGGTCGGCTTGCCGCCCGCCGGCTCGCGCCTCCTCGCCAGGAAAAGAACCAGCTCACGCGGGGTGGCAAAGGTCCGGTGAGAGGGCGGGGAGATGATCGTCCGGCCTTGGGGCACCGCACGGATCCGGGCGATCTCGGCATTGACCTTGCTGCCGGGCAGCACGCCGCCGGTGCCGGGCCTGGCGCCCTGGGATCTCTTCAGCGAGAGGCACGTGATGCGCTCGTGCGCGGCCTTGTCGGCGAACTCGGACGGCGCGCATTCCCCGTCCTCGGTGCGGCATCCGAAAGAGCCGGTCCCGATCTCCCAGAGGAGATCGCCACCGTGCCGCAGGTGGTACTCGCACAGCCCGCCTTCGCCGGTGTCGTGGGCGAAACCACCCAGCGCCGCCCCTTTGTTCAACTTTGTTCCACGCGAACATGGTTGGCCGACAGCGCCCCGAAGCTCATCGCCGAGACGTTCAGCAACGCCATGTCATACGGCTGGGTGCAGTCGGGGCCGCCGGCCCGCACCGTGGGCGGCTGCCCGGGCACCGGCACGGGCGCCATGGACGCCACCAGATACTCGTACCCGGTGGCACAGACGTCCCGTTCGGTACCGAAGGGTTCCTCCGCGTCGACGCCCTTGGCGCGTTCCTACACCGGGCTGCGCACCTCACGGCCGAAGGGCCGGCCGTCGAAGTTGCGCTCGACGAAGTACTGCTGCCACTCCGGCCGGATCGCCTCCAGCGCGAAGCGCAGGTGCCCGAGGACCGGATAGTTGCGTAGCACGGAGTGCCTGCGCCGGGTCAGATCGGCCACCCCGAGAACGCCGAGCGCCAGGAAGAACCCGGCCGGCGGCCAGTACCAGGGCGACCACAGCACCGCGGCACCCACGAGGCCGGCGGCCAGGACCAGCAGGGCCCCACCGACAGTTGCCGCACCCGCCGCGCACCGGAGCCCATGCCCCCGCTCACCCCACGGCGTCCGGGCCGGCCTCCGGCCCGGACCCCGACGCCCGCGGCAGCGAGGCCGCCGCGATCGCGAAGAGCGCCTCCTCGGGGCTGGCGTGCACCGGCATGGACACACTGAGCCCGGTGAGGTCGAGCAGACGCAGGACCACGGGGGAGACCGCGGCCAGCCGCAGACTGCCCGCCACCCGCTTGGTGTCGTTGCCCGCACGGATGAGGACGTTCAGGCCGGAGGAATCCATGAACGGGACCGCCCGCAGATCGAGCACGAGATGCTGCCGGCCGTGCACGAGCTGATTGGCGAGCTGGTGGTGCAGCATGGTGCCGGTCTCCGCGTCGATATCCCCTTGGACGGCCACGACCGCCACCTGCGGATCGATGACGGACACCTCGACGCTCAACTCATCGGTGCTCACCATGCGCGCCTCATCCCTTCGCCACTGATCAACGGTGGCCCTCGTGTACCCACTCGGCCCCCCTTCAGTCGGGGTGGCGCACGGCGGGGTCGGGAGCGGCGGCGGCGCAGGTCGGGGGCGGGCCGTTCACTCCGCCAACTCCCTTGTGTCGAGCGGGAGTTTCCAGATGTTGCGGCGGTGTGCGGTCTCGAATGCGTGGTGCAGGGGAGAGGGCGGCACGGCCAGCACCGGGCAGCGGGCGCGCGCGAGGCAGTGGCGGGCGACGGAGGGCCACACGGCCCGCCGCAGCCTGCCGCGGGCGCCGGCCCCGACCACCAGGAGGTCGTCGCTCCGGTCGGCGGCCTCCAGCAGCACGGTGCCCGGCTTTCCGAGCACCACCAGGCACTCCAGGGGCACGCCGGGCCCGGCATCGCCGAAGGCGTCCTCCAGTGCGGTCAGCAGCCGCGTGCAGGCCATCCGGCGCCAGTCGGCCAACGGTGCCGGGCACGGCCCGCCGCGGTGCACGATGGTGCCGCCGGGCGGCTCCCAGGCCAGGACGGCCCGCAGCTCGGCACCGGTGCGACGGGCCTCGGCGGCGGCCCGGTGCAGCGCCGTCAGACTCCCCAGTGAACCGCTCACACCGGCCACGACGCGCCGACCGCCCGGTCTGTCCATGGGGCATGCTCCTTGTGCTGTGTTGTCCCTGCCTGCTTCCTCGCATTCATCGAACGACCGACGGCGGGGCGCAGGCGCGGCCTTGGCGTCTTCCTTACGCGGGGAACGGGGACCCTGACGGCACCATGACGGCCGTGGGCAGAGTGGGGCCGAGGCGGCGGCGGTGTGTGGGCGGGTGTGTTCAGCCGACGTGGACGCGGGGGCGGCGGGCCCGGTCGGGTTCGGCCTCGCGCAGGACCTCGCGGGTGACCGGGGCGACCTCGCCCTGGCCGAAGAGGAAGAAGCGCAGGAACTGGGCGAAGGGGTTGCCTTCGGTCCACTCGAAGTAGATGTGCGGCCGCTCTCCGGTGACATCGCGGACGTGCAGCAGCAGAGCGGCCAGCGCGTTGGAGACGGCGGGGCTCTCCAGGCAGAGCACACGGTAGCGGCCGTGCAGCACCTCGCCGCGTACGTGCAGTTCGCTCTCGAACTCGGACGGGTCGCCGACGGTGACCTCGACGAAGACGAAGTCCTCGGACGCCGGGATGTCGTTGTCCGTGCGGATCTGCTGGAGCTTGTCGCGGTACTCGGCGACATCGCGCCGGTCGGGCTCGTTCGCGATGAATCGGATCCTGCGCTGGGCGATGTCGCGGATGAACCGTTCCGCGATCCCGTCGAGCACGACGCTGGTCACCCGCAGCTCGAAGGCACGGGCGAGGCGCGAGAGGAACGACAGCAGGATGATGCCGGTGATGAAGCAGGCGCCGATCTTGACGCCGTCGGGGCGCTCGATGACGTTCGCGATCGTGGTGTACAGGAACACCACGGCGATCACGGCGAAGGCGATCCACCAGCCGTGCTCACGGGCGCGCCGGGCGGCGATGGTCACGGCGATGGCGGCGGAGCTGATCAGGACCAGGACACCGGTGGCGTAGGCGCCGCCCTGGGCGTCCACATCGGCGTCGAAGAGCCAGGTCACGAGGAACGCGACCAGGGTGAAGACCAGCACCATCGGCCGGACCGCCCGCGCCCAGTGGGGCGCCATCCCGTAGCGCGGCAGATACTGCGGCATCAGGTTGAGCAGTCCGGCCATGGCCGAGGCGCCGGCGAACCACAGGATGGCGATGGTGGACACGTCGTAGACGGTGCCGAAGGCGGAGCCCAGATACTCGTGGGCGAGATAGGCCAGGGCGCGCCCATTGGCCGAACCCCCGGGCTGGAACGCCTCCTTGGGGATCAGCAGGGTGGTCACGAAACTGGTGATGATCAGGAAGACGCTCATGATCACGGCAGCCGTGGTGAGCAGCTTCTTCGCGCCCCGGATCCGCCCCGCGGGCCGTTCCTCGGTGTCGTCGGGGTCGCCCTCGATATGGGGCATGACCGCCACCCCGGTCTCGAACCCGGACAGGCCCAGCGCCAGCTTCGGGAAGACCAGCAGCGCCACACCGACCATCGCCAGCACGTTGCCGTGCTCGGCGGTCAGCGCCTGGGACCAGTCGGGAATGAGGTGCGCGGCGGTGACCACATGCCACAGCCCCACGGCGACCACGACCACGTTGAGCCCCAGATAGAGGGCCACGAGGGCGACCGCCACCCCGATCGCCTCCAGGAACCCCTTGAGGAACACCGCGCCGAGCAGGGCGATCAGGACCAGCGTGATCACCACCTCCCGGCCGTGCAGGACGCTGCTGACGTGTGGGTTCTCCACCAGGTGGGTGGCCGCGTCGGCCGCCGACAGGGTGATGGTGATGAGGAAGTCGGTGGCGGCGAAGCCCAGCAGGGTCAGGACGAACAGCTTGCCCTTCCAGAAGGACAGCAGCCGCTCCAGCATCGCGATCGAACCCTGGCCGTGCGGGCTCTCCCTGGCCACCCTCCGGTACACCGGCAGCGCCCCGGCGAGCGTCACCACGACCAGGACGAGGGTGGCGACCGGTGACAGCAGCCCCGCGGCCAGGGCGGCGATGCCCGGCTGATAGCCGAGGGTGGAGAAGTAGTCCACTCCGGTCAGGCACATCACGCGCCACCACCGCTGTCCCCGGTCGGCGCGCTGCGGGGCGGCGTGCGGGCCGGGATGGTGCTTGGCCATATCGGCCAGCCCCTCCAGCATCCACGCCCGGAAGCGATGCCGCACTGCGGTCCTGGACGAACCGGCAGGGGCGGAGGCGGCCATCGTGTGCTCCTGTCGTATCGCTGTCGTACCGCGAAAGGATCAAGCCATCGACGCGACGGCCAGGTCAGCGTACGCATCCGCGGCCCGCTCGCCGGGGTGTCGCCGCCGTGGCGGCCGCGTGTCCACCGGAGTGGGGGCAGGGCTCCGGTGGCACAGGTGATCGCGCGGCGGAGCCGGCAACGGGCCATGGGGGTCGTCAACGGACCGTCGGAGTCGTCAACGGGCGTTGGAGGGCCCGCAGTTGTCCGTTCGCGTGCCCCGGCCCACGCCTCCGCCCCCGCCTGCGAGCCGGACCGGCGCGCCTTCTCCCGCCCTGGCTGGTTACTGAGTGGAAACCTCAGATCTCACGCAAACCTTGCAGCTCAGCGTTGATCCGCCACCCGAACGGTGCCAGGGTTTCGGGAATTCTCCTGCACGCCACCTCAGCGAATCCTGGAGGCCGTATGGCTGTCCGTCGTGCCGCTGTCGCCGCCGCGTCCGCGGCAGCGCTCAGTCTTTCCCTGCTGGCCACGTCCTGCACCACCAACGGGACTGCGGCCGCCGCCGCATCCGCGCCGTCGGCGCCCGCGAAGCAGGCGGTCGCCACCGGCAGCGGCGGCGCGGTGTCCAGCGTCAACCCCTATGCCTCCCGTGCGGGGCTGGAGGTGCTGCGCAAGGGAGGCAACGCCGTGGACGCGGCGGTGGCCACCGCCGCAGCCCTCGGCGTGGTCGAGCCCTACTCCGCGGGAGTGGGGGGCGGCGGCTACCTGGTCTACTACGACGCCAAGGCCAAGAAGGTACGCACCATCGACGGGCGGGAGACCGCACCGGCCACCATGCGCGCGGACTCGTTCCGCGACCCCAAGACCGGCAAGCCGCTGCCCACCGAGGACGCGATCAACTCGGGGCTGTCGGTCGGTATCCCCGGCACGCCGGCCACCTGGGACACGGCGCTCAAGGACTGGGGCACGGTCTCCTTGTCCAAGGCCCTGAGCCCGGCCACCCGGATCGCCGACGACGGCTTCGTGGTCAACAAGGAGTTCCGGGCCCAGACGGCCATGAACGAGAAGCGCTTCCGCGACATCAAGTCCACCACGGACCTGTTCCTGCCCAAGGGCAAGCTCCCGGTCGTCGGCTCACGCTTCCGCAACCCGGACCTCGCCCGGACCTACCGGCAGCTCGCCGGTGAGGGCGTCGGTGCGCTCTACCACGGCGGCATAGGCCGCGATGTGGTGCGGACCGTCCAGAAGCCGCCGGTGGCCTCCGGCGCCCAGCACAAGGCCCGGCCCGGCCTGATGAAGCAGGGCGACCTGGCCCGCTACACCACCGAACGCCGGGACCCGACCCGGACCACGTACCACGGGCTGGACGTCTACTCCATGGCCCCGTCCTCGGCGGGCGGCACCACGGTCGGTGAGGCGCTGAACATCCTGGAGAACTTCCACCTCTCCAAGGCCGACAAGACGCAGGCCCTGCACCACTATCTGGAGGCCAGCCGGATCTCCTTCGCCGACCGCAACCGCTGGGTGGGCGACCCGGCGTCCTCGGACGTGCCCACCAAGCCCCTGCTCTCCAAGGAGTTCGCCAAGAGCCGGGCCTGCCTGATCCGTTCCGACAAGGCACTGACCAGCCCGCTGGCTCCCGCGGACCCCCGACACCCGGACTCCGGCTGCACGCGGAAGACCGGGAACAAGCAACCGCACGAGGGACCGTCGACCACCCACCTGGTCACCGCCGACCGCTGGGGCAATGTCGTCTCCTACACCCTGACGATCGAGCAGACCGGTGGCTCGGCCATCACCGTGCCCGGCCGCGGATTCCTGCTCAACAACGAGCTGACCGACTTCGACTTCGCGCCGCTGACCAAGGGGACGCCGGACCCGAACCTGCCGGGCCCGGGCAAGCGTCCGCGCAGCAGCATGTCGCCGACGATCGTCCTGCGGGACGGCAAGCCGATGATCGCCGTCGGTTCGCCGGGCGGCGCCACGATCATCACGACCGTGCTGCAGACCCTGGTCAACCGCCTGGACCTCGGCATGTCACTGCCGGCGGCGGTCGCCGCGCCACGTCTCTCGCAGCGCAACGCGGCGCAGACGGAAGCCGAACCGGCCTTCTTCGACACTCCGGAGCGCAAGAAGCTGGAGGCGATGGGGCACCGGTTCGTCCTGGCGCCGAAGGCCTTCACGCCGTCACCGGAGATCGGGGCGGTGGCCGCGCTGGAGTTCCTGCCCCGCGGCAAGATCACCGCGGTGGCCGAACCCAAGCGCCGCGGCGGCGGGTCGGCCATGGTGCTCCACGACTCCCGCTGACGTCCGGCCGTTCCCCGCTGCGTCCCGTCGCCCCCGCCGCTGTGTGAAGCGGCGGGGGCGACGCCGCGTTCCGGGGCGTGGGACGACTCCCGCCCACCCCGGGTCACACCTTGGTCGGCTGCGGACCGGTCACGCCTCCTGGCTCCCGTGCGACGGCCCGCCGGCGCACCAGGACGTTCTGCGTCCCCAGGCCGATCGCCAGGTACGCATACAGCGACACGGTGCCCAGCACCCCGGCCCCGGCCGCATGGTCGATCCACCGGCCCAGCCCGTAGTGCGTCACCACCGACGCCACCCAGAGCCCGGTGGTGGCCGCCGTCCCCTTGCGCAGCACCTCGTCCCGGCTGCCGTGCCACACCCGTACGGTCCGTGCCCGGGCCGCACCGAAGCCCGCCGCGAGAGCCAGACTCACCACCAGGAGGACGACGGACAGGGCGCTGAGCGGATGGTCCTTGCGGACCGACGCGACACCGAAGGCGATCCCCACGACGCCCAGGACGCCGAGGAGGGCCGGGGTGACCAGCGACCCGGTGCGTCGCACCGGCCGGGTACGCAACTGCTGCCGCACCACCAGCCCGACGACCACGGCCATGACGAGTGCGGACCCGCCGTTCGTACTCAGCACAGCTGCCAACCCCCCGTTACGGCACTGCACTTGGACGGCAGTGCACCAGTGCCCCATTGTGCGGGAACGGTCCCGGCGCCCGCGCCCGCGGGGCGGCTGCCGCGCCTCCTCCTCCCTCGCCGCGGTGCACTCATGTCCGCCGTCGGCGGAACGGCCGGCCGACCGGCGTGACGGACTGTCAGGATGACCCGATGGCACACGACACTGCGGTACGCCGACTCGACCTGGGATATTTCATCCGGCCCGCCTCGGAGACCGGCGGCCCGCTCCCGCGCGTGGAGCCCGCTCTGGCCTACCTGGTCCGGCACGATCGGGGACTGCTCCTCTTCGACACCGGTATCGGCCACGCCGGCCCCGAGACCGAGGCGCACTACCGCCCCCGGCGCCGCGCGCTGCGGGACGCCCTCTCGGCGGCCGGCGCCACCCTCGCCGACATCTCCCTGGTGGTGAACTGCCACCTCCACTTCGATCACTGCGGAGGCAATCCCCTGCTGGGCGGCAAGCCGATCCTGGTGCAGGACGTGGAGCTGGCCACCGCCCGCCGGGGCGACTACACGGTCGATGACCTCATCGACTTCCCCGGCGCCTCCTACGAGGAACTCTCCGGCGAGGCCGAGGTCCGGCCGGGCATCTGGATCGTCCCGACACCCGGCCACACCGAAGGACACCAGTCCCTCGTGGTCCGCCGCGGCGACGGCACCGTGATCCTCGCCGGCCAGGCCCACGACCGTGCGTCCGACTTCGCCGCGGACCACCTCGCCCATCGCGCCGCACAGGACGGTGCGGACGTACCGCCTCCCGCCCACCGCTGGTGGGACCGCCTCGCCGACTTCGACCCACGGCGTGTGCTCTTCGCCCATGACGGTGCCCTTTGGGAACCGCCGGCCGGCAACTCGTCCCGTGTCAGGCAACGTTGACCCTGTCGGGTGCAGCTCTTGTGATACGTTCGGCGCCGCCGTGCGCCGCTGCGAACTGAGGAGGTGAGACCGATCAACGCTGTGACAGGTCGGGGCTCCCTCCCGCGCAGGGTCTGGGGAGTGCCCGCAGAAGGCATCCCGAAAGGCTTGCAACACTATGCGCTTCACCTCCCAGACGTCGTCCGACGGCGTCCGCGAACAGCTCTTCACCCTCGGTGAGATTCCCGGCGTGCTGTGGACGCCAGAAGGTGCCGCCGGTACTCGTCCCCTGATCCTGATGGGACACGGCGGCTGCCAGCACAAGAAGGCCCCCGGAATGGTGGCCCGTGCGCGCTGCTTCGTAGCCGAAGGTGACTTCGCGGTCGCGGCGCTCGACGTGCCCGGCCATGGCGACCGGCCGAAGGAGAAAGAGTACGACCGGATCGCGACCGAGAACCAGGCTCGCGTGGAGGCCGGAGAGGAACTGGCCCCGCTGATCGCTGATTTCCAGATGCTGGTAGCTCGCCAGACCGTCCCGGAATGGCGAGCGTTCCTGGGCGCGGTCCAGGAACTCGATCACGTCGGCACCGGCCCGGTGGGCTATTGGGGTGTGTCGTTGGGTTGTGGACTTGGTGTTCCGTTCGTTGCCGCCGAGCCCCGGGTCCGCGCCGCGGTGCTGGGCTTGGGCGGGGCGGCGGCATCGGCCGAGGCCGCCGCGCGGATCACCGTCCCGGTGCAGTTCCTGGTGCAGTGGGACGATGAGCGGGTGCCGCGGGCCCAGAGCCTGGCACTGTTCGACGCCTTGGCCTCGGCCGAGAAGACGCTGCACGCCAACCCCGGCAAGCACGGGGAGATCCCGGAATTCGAGCTGGACAGCACGCTACGGTTCTTTGCCCGGCACCTCGGCTGACACCGCCGCTCCCGGCCGCCCAGGCCCGCAGGCCCCCCCCGAAGCGCGACTCGATCCGTCGGCTTGGGTACGCTCCTTTCCGGGAGGTCCGGCGGCGGTGAACACGAGACGGTGCGTGCGAGCAGGGGGCGCCATGGCGCGTCTGCTGCTGGTCGTGGTGCTCGCGTTCGGTGTCTTCGTGATGCACACGGTCGGCCATCCCGATGGGGCCGCGGGCCCCGGTGCGCATGCCACGGCCCAGGGCCACACCACCGGCATGGCGGCGATGACGGGAACATCCGCCGTCGCCGACACCCCGACGCAGCAGGGGGCGCCCGCCCACTCCGCGGACCGGGGGACGCCCGCCGCACCGTCCCCGCACTACACCCCCGGGCCCGGCACAGGTATGAACATGGCCTCGCTGTGCATGGCGGTGCTCGGCACCTGGGCGCTCATGATGCTGCTGGGCGCGGCGCTCACCCGGACCCCGGGATGGGTGGCGGACCTCCTCGCGAAGGCCGTCGTCCTGCTGCGGCCCAACCCACCGCCGGCCCCTCCCGATCTCACCCGGTTGTCCGTTCTGCGGATCTAGGCCGACCCGACTCGCGGCCGCGCACTGCGCGCGGTCCGCGACGCCGCGAACGCCAGACATCCGCACCATCGACAACATGAGGTGTATCCACATGAGTTCCGTCCAGCACGCCGTCCGACGTCCCCGCAACCGCCGCCTCGCGGCCGTCGGGGTCATCGCTTCGGGGGCTCTGTTGCTCGCCGGGTGCGGCAGCGACGACTCGAAGACCACGGGCCGGGGGAGCAGCCACGCACCCACCGCCGCGCAGAAGGCCGGGGCGAACCCTGCCCCGGGGGCGTCCAACGACGCGGACATCACCTTCGCGCAGAGCATGATCCCGCACCACCAGCAGGCCGTCGCCATGGCCCGACTGGCCGACGGCCGGGCCTCCGACACGGAGATCAAGTCCCTGGCGGCGGCGATCGAGAAGGCCCAGGGCCCCGAGATCACGACCATGCGGGCGTGGCTCAAGGCGTGGGGCGCACCGGCGTCGTCCGCGCACGACATGCCCGGCATGGACCACGGCGCCGGAGGCATGGACGGCATGTCCGGGATGATGTCCGCGAAGGACATGACGGACCTCAAGGCCGCCCGGGGCAAGGACTTCGACAAGAAGTTCGCGCGGATGATGATCGGCCATCACAACGGTGCGGTCACCATGGCCAGGGACGAGCGGCGCAACGGCCGTAATGCGACGGCCAAGAAGCTCGCCGGTGACGTCATCAAGCACCAGACCGCCGAGGTCGCGACGATGCGCACGATCCTCGACCGGCTCTGATTCCGCTCCGCACGCGTACCCCGTTGCGGGCCTGTCGTCGGCAGGCCCGCAACGGCCCCGCGGATGCCGAGCCGCGCCCGTTGGCCGGCCCCGGCTCGGCCCGCCGCCCGGGAAATTCCCTCGCGCCCGTGCCGCCCCATCGACTACACAGGCCCCGTGCCCCATTCCTTTCCCCTTCGCCCCGTCACGGATGCCGAGTTCGCGACCTGGGCCCGCGTCATCGCCGACACCTACGGCGAGGACCGGTCCGACGAAGACCTCGCCCGTGAACGCGACACCATCGAACTGGACCGCACCCTCGCGGCATTCGACGGCGACAATCCCGTGGCCGGGACCGCGGCCTGCACCCGCTCGCTGACGGTGCCCGGCGCCGTGCTGCCGGTGGCGGGTGTCACCTGGGTCGGCGTGGCCCCCACCCATCGCCGCCGCGGCATCCTCACCTCGATGACGCGCAGACAGCTCACCGAACTGCACGAGGGCGGCCGCGAGCCGATCGCCGTCCTCCGTCCCGCCGAGGCCGGCATCTACGGCCGGTTCGGCTACGGCCCGTCGTCGCGTGGGGCACAACTGCGCGGCGACAAGCGCGCCATGGACTTCCGTCCCGGCACGGATTTCGGGGCGGGACACATCCGGCTGCTGGAGCGCGCGACGGCCCGTCCGCAGATCGAGGCGGTGTACGAGCGGGTGCGCCTCCTCACGGTCAGCTGGCCCGGCCGTACCGCCCGCCTGTGGGACGTCCGCCTCCATGACGAGCCGCAGGCGCGGGACGGAGCCGGCGCCCTGCGGTACGCCGTGCACCGGGAACCCGACGGCCGGGCAACGGGGTACGCCCTCTACCGGCTCACAAGCGAACGGGACAGCTTCGGCGCGAACGCCGGCGTCGTGCAGGTCGTGGAGCTGGCGGCGGTCTCCCGGACGGCGTACGCCGCGCTGTGGCGCTTCCTCG belongs to Streptomyces sp. NBC_01454 and includes:
- the ggt gene encoding gamma-glutamyltransferase — translated: MAVRRAAVAAASAAALSLSLLATSCTTNGTAAAAASAPSAPAKQAVATGSGGAVSSVNPYASRAGLEVLRKGGNAVDAAVATAAALGVVEPYSAGVGGGGYLVYYDAKAKKVRTIDGRETAPATMRADSFRDPKTGKPLPTEDAINSGLSVGIPGTPATWDTALKDWGTVSLSKALSPATRIADDGFVVNKEFRAQTAMNEKRFRDIKSTTDLFLPKGKLPVVGSRFRNPDLARTYRQLAGEGVGALYHGGIGRDVVRTVQKPPVASGAQHKARPGLMKQGDLARYTTERRDPTRTTYHGLDVYSMAPSSAGGTTVGEALNILENFHLSKADKTQALHHYLEASRISFADRNRWVGDPASSDVPTKPLLSKEFAKSRACLIRSDKALTSPLAPADPRHPDSGCTRKTGNKQPHEGPSTTHLVTADRWGNVVSYTLTIEQTGGSAITVPGRGFLLNNELTDFDFAPLTKGTPDPNLPGPGKRPRSSMSPTIVLRDGKPMIAVGSPGGATIITTVLQTLVNRLDLGMSLPAAVAAPRLSQRNAAQTEAEPAFFDTPERKKLEAMGHRFVLAPKAFTPSPEIGAVAALEFLPRGKITAVAEPKRRGGGSAMVLHDSR
- a CDS encoding N-acyl homoserine lactonase family protein, yielding MAHDTAVRRLDLGYFIRPASETGGPLPRVEPALAYLVRHDRGLLLFDTGIGHAGPETEAHYRPRRRALRDALSAAGATLADISLVVNCHLHFDHCGGNPLLGGKPILVQDVELATARRGDYTVDDLIDFPGASYEELSGEAEVRPGIWIVPTPGHTEGHQSLVVRRGDGTVILAGQAHDRASDFAADHLAHRAAQDGADVPPPAHRWWDRLADFDPRRVLFAHDGALWEPPAGNSSRVRQR
- a CDS encoding dienelactone hydrolase family protein, which gives rise to MRFTSQTSSDGVREQLFTLGEIPGVLWTPEGAAGTRPLILMGHGGCQHKKAPGMVARARCFVAEGDFAVAALDVPGHGDRPKEKEYDRIATENQARVEAGEELAPLIADFQMLVARQTVPEWRAFLGAVQELDHVGTGPVGYWGVSLGCGLGVPFVAAEPRVRAAVLGLGGAAASAEAAARITVPVQFLVQWDDERVPRAQSLALFDALASAEKTLHANPGKHGEIPEFELDSTLRFFARHLG
- a CDS encoding DUF6153 family protein → MARLLLVVVLAFGVFVMHTVGHPDGAAGPGAHATAQGHTTGMAAMTGTSAVADTPTQQGAPAHSADRGTPAAPSPHYTPGPGTGMNMASLCMAVLGTWALMMLLGAALTRTPGWVADLLAKAVVLLRPNPPPAPPDLTRLSVLRI
- a CDS encoding DUF305 domain-containing protein: MSSVQHAVRRPRNRRLAAVGVIASGALLLAGCGSDDSKTTGRGSSHAPTAAQKAGANPAPGASNDADITFAQSMIPHHQQAVAMARLADGRASDTEIKSLAAAIEKAQGPEITTMRAWLKAWGAPASSAHDMPGMDHGAGGMDGMSGMMSAKDMTDLKAARGKDFDKKFARMMIGHHNGAVTMARDERRNGRNATAKKLAGDVIKHQTAEVATMRTILDRL
- a CDS encoding GNAT family N-acetyltransferase yields the protein MPHSFPLRPVTDAEFATWARVIADTYGEDRSDEDLARERDTIELDRTLAAFDGDNPVAGTAACTRSLTVPGAVLPVAGVTWVGVAPTHRRRGILTSMTRRQLTELHEGGREPIAVLRPAEAGIYGRFGYGPSSRGAQLRGDKRAMDFRPGTDFGAGHIRLLERATARPQIEAVYERVRLLTVSWPGRTARLWDVRLHDEPQARDGAGALRYAVHREPDGRATGYALYRLTSERDSFGANAGVVQVVELAAVSRTAYAALWRFLAGIDLVPWIAYEAAVDEALPHLLTDPRTVRSSEVDRLWVRLVDVDRALAGRRYSTALEVVLDVQDSFCPWNAGRYRLQADGDAARCERTSAAPDLRLTSAELGAAYLGGTTLTALAGAGLVEELRPGALAHASTAFRGAREPFYPGGWAFPAY